The Paenibacillus sp. MBLB1832 genome has a window encoding:
- a CDS encoding FapA family protein, with product MIEGNMPLDFYISISVSDDKLSAYMQISNIYDEFKVTAGQLADLVQKNHIQHGLNHVLIAEIAANPKSFYLKKTLIASGTKPVEGQNGFIKLTFDFDDNDKKPLELEDGKVNYKEVVSLHNVRKGQLIGQRFLATAGTPGRAVTGETLFTKAGKDVRFKLGKNVVTDAEQNGLYATIDGMVVRTDRDKINVFPVYEINGNVDYNVGNIDFIGTVVIRGNVLPGFKIRAAGDIRVTGGVEAAELEAEGSIDISAGIVGQNKAFIKAGKNIKSSFIQDATIEVAGDLTVTQSIMHSTVRAGRGVHCVGSKGLIVGGTIQAGELVSARTVGNSMSTTTIIEVGVLPELRNEMLHLRNQLRVTMENSEKTDKALSILDQLAAVGQLSPDKLAMRIKLNNTKKQAIDEQSAIKERILEIEKSLEDSENAKVQIVSTIYGGTKIVIGRYTKFIKDPTSRVTFRLHEGDITFSTNV from the coding sequence ATGATTGAGGGGAACATGCCCTTGGATTTCTACATTAGTATTTCTGTCTCCGATGATAAGCTGTCAGCCTATATGCAGATCAGTAATATTTATGACGAGTTTAAAGTTACTGCAGGTCAATTAGCAGATCTTGTTCAGAAGAACCATATTCAACATGGGTTAAATCACGTTCTTATTGCTGAAATTGCAGCAAATCCAAAGTCTTTTTATCTCAAGAAGACACTTATTGCATCAGGTACAAAGCCAGTAGAAGGTCAAAATGGCTTTATTAAATTAACATTTGATTTTGATGACAATGACAAAAAACCTTTAGAGCTGGAAGACGGCAAGGTCAATTATAAAGAAGTTGTTTCACTTCATAATGTACGTAAGGGCCAATTGATTGGCCAACGATTCTTGGCTACTGCAGGCACACCTGGGCGCGCGGTAACGGGAGAAACTCTATTTACGAAAGCAGGCAAGGATGTTCGGTTTAAGCTTGGAAAAAATGTTGTAACCGATGCGGAGCAGAATGGTTTGTATGCGACGATTGATGGTATGGTCGTTCGGACAGATCGGGACAAAATTAATGTGTTCCCTGTTTATGAAATTAACGGGAATGTGGACTATAATGTAGGAAATATTGATTTTATAGGCACTGTTGTCATTCGCGGCAATGTATTACCAGGCTTTAAGATCCGTGCTGCTGGCGACATTCGAGTAACAGGCGGCGTTGAAGCTGCGGAGCTTGAAGCCGAAGGCTCGATTGATATTTCTGCTGGTATCGTAGGTCAGAATAAAGCTTTTATCAAAGCTGGCAAAAACATCAAGAGTTCGTTTATCCAAGATGCAACGATTGAAGTCGCTGGTGATCTTACTGTTACACAAAGCATTATGCATTCAACAGTTCGAGCAGGCAGAGGGGTTCATTGTGTAGGCTCCAAAGGTCTCATTGTTGGTGGTACGATTCAAGCAGGAGAGCTCGTTTCCGCAAGAACGGTAGGGAATTCCATGTCAACGACAACCATCATTGAAGTGGGAGTGCTACCAGAACTTCGCAATGAAATGCTGCACCTTCGAAATCAACTCAGAGTAACAATGGAAAACTCAGAGAAGACCGATAAAGCGCTTTCCATTCTGGATCAACTTGCTGCGGTGGGTCAGTTAAGCCCAGATAAGCTTGCAATGAGGATCAAATTAAACAACACTAAAAAGCAGGCAATTGATGAACAGAGTGCCATAAAGGAACGCATCTTAGAGATTGAGAAATCACTTGAAGATTCGGAAAATGCGAAGGTTCAAATCGTCTCAACCATTTATGGCGGAACTAAAATTGTGATTGGTCGATACACCAAGTTTATTAAGGATCCTACGAGCCGCGTGACGTTCCGATTGCATGAAGGTGACATTACATTTAGTACCAATGTGTAA
- the pyrH gene encoding UMP kinase translates to MGQPFYKRIVLKLSGEALAGQQGYGIDSEVITSIAQQVKDVVELNVEVAIVVGGGNIWRGIAGSEKGMDRATADYMGMLATVMNSLALQDALENIEVPTRVQSSITMQQVAEPYIRRRAMRHLEKGRVVIFAAGTGNPYFSTDTTAALRAAEIEAEVILMAKNKVDGVYSADPFKDPTAKKFETLTYMEVISKNLGVMDSTASSLCMDNNIPLVVFNITEKGNIKRVVLGEKIGTTVKGSV, encoded by the coding sequence TTGGGTCAACCATTTTATAAACGAATAGTGCTTAAATTAAGCGGCGAAGCTTTAGCTGGTCAGCAAGGATATGGCATTGATTCAGAAGTTATCACCTCCATTGCTCAACAAGTGAAGGATGTAGTAGAATTAAACGTTGAGGTAGCTATCGTTGTAGGCGGCGGGAACATTTGGCGGGGTATCGCAGGTAGCGAGAAGGGCATGGATCGAGCAACGGCGGATTACATGGGGATGCTTGCGACGGTCATGAATTCACTAGCCCTGCAAGATGCGCTTGAGAACATCGAGGTACCGACACGCGTCCAGTCCTCAATTACGATGCAACAAGTTGCAGAGCCATACATACGTAGAAGAGCTATGCGCCACCTTGAAAAGGGCAGAGTTGTTATTTTCGCTGCTGGCACAGGCAACCCATACTTCTCAACAGATACAACTGCTGCACTAAGAGCTGCTGAAATTGAAGCTGAAGTTATTCTTATGGCCAAAAATAAAGTGGACGGTGTATATTCTGCCGATCCATTTAAAGATCCAACTGCGAAGAAATTCGAAACATTGACGTATATGGAAGTTATCAGCAAAAATCTTGGTGTCATGGACTCCACTGCATCTTCCCTATGTATGGATAACAACATTCCACTAGTTGTGTTTAACATCACGGAAAAAGGGAATATCAAACGAGTAGTCCTTGGCGAGAAAATTGGGACAACAGTTAAAGGAAGTGTATAA
- a CDS encoding DUF6115 domain-containing protein — translation MAMQPVLYVILLGLLLIVYARFIPASQGNVSDAKTTVVKEIEDTIEHFAAEMDEQNQAMLDLFSKTKQDYEVELAKLAGRLETLERQKHELSRELTTLSVNQQQPNRAESTLSTVANDLQEPISQPIQQVNPVAPVEAENVPEEPVYQGLSMKSRYVELFGLHDQGKSVEAIAKKLNMNKGEVSLILQLARQEERTRV, via the coding sequence ATGGCTATGCAACCTGTGTTGTATGTCATTCTTCTAGGCCTTCTACTAATCGTCTACGCCAGATTTATTCCTGCAAGCCAGGGGAACGTCTCTGATGCGAAGACGACTGTTGTAAAAGAAATAGAAGATACAATTGAACATTTTGCCGCGGAAATGGATGAGCAGAATCAAGCGATGCTTGATCTGTTTTCCAAAACAAAACAAGATTATGAAGTAGAATTAGCCAAGTTAGCAGGACGGTTAGAAACGTTGGAACGACAGAAGCATGAGTTGTCCAGAGAGCTTACTACGCTGAGTGTTAACCAACAGCAACCCAATCGAGCTGAGTCAACCTTATCTACAGTGGCTAATGATCTACAAGAGCCGATATCACAACCGATCCAGCAAGTAAACCCAGTTGCACCAGTAGAAGCGGAAAATGTTCCAGAGGAGCCTGTTTATCAAGGCTTAAGCATGAAAAGCAGATACGTTGAGCTGTTTGGGTTACATGATCAGGGGAAGAGTGTGGAAGCGATAGCTAAAAAATTAAATATGAACAAGGGCGAGGTTAGTTTGATCCTTCAGCTTGCAAGACAGGAGGAACGGACACGTGTTTAA
- the frr gene encoding ribosome recycling factor, with product MPQSIKKNAEDRMDKAIGALRRDLSSLRAGRATPSLLDRIQVEYYGAMTPVNQLANLTTPDSRTLLIQPWDKSSMSSIEKAIMKSDLGLTPSNDGIVIRIVIPALTEERRSDLVKMTKKFGEEAKIAIRNIRRDANDEIKKLEKAGISEDESRKHQEDIQKFTDKFVAEVEKVLAAKEKEIMEV from the coding sequence ATGCCACAATCCATTAAAAAGAATGCTGAAGATCGTATGGACAAAGCGATCGGTGCGTTAAGAAGAGATTTGTCATCTCTTCGTGCTGGACGTGCAACACCATCTCTTTTGGATCGCATTCAAGTTGAATACTACGGGGCTATGACGCCTGTTAATCAGCTTGCCAATCTGACAACACCTGATTCTCGTACACTTCTCATTCAACCTTGGGACAAAAGTTCCATGTCTTCGATTGAGAAAGCAATTATGAAATCGGATCTAGGCTTAACACCATCGAATGATGGTATCGTGATTCGTATTGTTATTCCTGCATTAACAGAAGAGCGTCGTAGTGATCTGGTAAAAATGACGAAGAAGTTTGGCGAAGAAGCCAAAATTGCGATTCGTAATATTCGCCGTGATGCAAATGACGAAATTAAGAAGCTAGAGAAAGCTGGTATTTCTGAAGATGAATCCCGTAAGCATCAAGAGGATATTCAGAAGTTCACAGATAAATTCGTAGCTGAAGTTGAGAAAGTTTTGGCTGCTAAAGAAAAAGAAATCATGGAAGTCTAA
- a CDS encoding FliA/WhiG family RNA polymerase sigma factor, with protein MIDQKQVQLANMELWKQWKEQNLIAARQALIESYLPLVEYVAGRMAIGLPKSVSKDDLSSFGVMGLIDAIEKFDYARGLQFETYASWRIRGAIIDGLRQGDWVPRSVREKAKKVEDAYQKLEQQHLRSVTDQEISAYLQISEQDFQQMLQDISITTVCSIDDPIREEDSETRLSLIIDEKAKNPEYQVNQFYLQESLAKAIDRLTEKERTVVSLFYFEELSLSEIAEVMCLSPSRISQLHSKAILRLKGVLGRFKTQLFQE; from the coding sequence ATGATCGATCAAAAGCAAGTTCAACTTGCCAATATGGAGTTGTGGAAGCAATGGAAGGAACAGAACTTAATTGCTGCAAGACAAGCTCTTATTGAGAGCTACTTGCCTTTGGTTGAGTATGTTGCTGGGCGCATGGCCATTGGACTTCCCAAAAGTGTTTCCAAGGATGATTTATCAAGTTTCGGCGTGATGGGTCTTATTGATGCCATCGAGAAGTTCGATTACGCACGGGGACTTCAATTCGAAACTTACGCCTCCTGGAGAATCCGCGGTGCAATTATTGATGGATTGCGCCAAGGAGATTGGGTGCCGAGATCTGTTAGGGAAAAAGCGAAGAAGGTCGAAGACGCCTATCAGAAGCTGGAGCAGCAACATCTGCGTTCTGTGACGGATCAGGAAATAAGTGCATATTTACAAATAAGTGAACAAGATTTCCAACAGATGCTGCAAGACATTTCGATTACAACGGTGTGTTCGATTGACGACCCAATACGTGAAGAGGATTCGGAAACTCGGCTTTCTTTGATTATTGACGAGAAAGCGAAGAATCCTGAATATCAAGTTAATCAATTTTATTTGCAAGAGTCATTGGCCAAAGCGATCGATCGGCTAACTGAAAAAGAGAGAACAGTGGTATCTTTATTTTATTTCGAAGAGTTATCTTTAAGTGAAATTGCCGAGGTTATGTGTTTGTCACCATCACGAATTTCACAGCTTCACTCGAAAGCAATATTAAGGCTTAAAGGCGTACTTGGACGTTTCAAGACTCAACTTTTTCAAGAATAA
- the tsf gene encoding translation elongation factor Ts, which produces MAVTAAQVKELREKTGAGMLDCKKALEEANGDITKAGEILREKGLSAAANKAGRIATEGAVESYIHAGGKVGVLVEINCETDFVGKTEQFRTFCKDIAMHIAAANPTYVRREEVPTEALEKEKEILRNQALNEGKPEKIIEKMVEGRIGKYYEEFCLMEQQFVKDPDKTIDQLLNEKIAAIGENISIRRFVRFGLGEGLEKKQENFAEEVMSQVKL; this is translated from the coding sequence ATGGCAGTTACAGCAGCACAAGTGAAAGAATTACGTGAAAAAACAGGTGCAGGGATGTTAGATTGCAAGAAAGCACTTGAAGAAGCAAACGGCGATATCACCAAAGCTGGTGAGATTCTTCGTGAGAAAGGTCTTTCCGCGGCAGCTAACAAAGCTGGACGTATTGCTACAGAAGGCGCTGTTGAGTCATACATCCACGCTGGCGGTAAAGTAGGCGTTCTTGTTGAGATCAACTGTGAAACTGACTTCGTTGGTAAAACAGAGCAATTCAGAACGTTCTGCAAAGACATCGCAATGCACATCGCTGCAGCAAACCCAACTTATGTTCGTCGTGAAGAAGTGCCAACAGAGGCTTTGGAGAAAGAGAAAGAAATTCTTCGTAACCAAGCTTTGAACGAAGGCAAGCCTGAAAAAATCATTGAGAAAATGGTTGAAGGCCGCATCGGCAAATACTACGAAGAGTTCTGCTTGATGGAGCAACAATTCGTTAAAGATCCAGATAAAACAATCGATCAATTGTTGAATGAGAAAATCGCTGCAATCGGCGAGAACATCTCCATCCGTCGTTTTGTTCGTTTTGGTCTTGGTGAAGGTCTTGAGAAGAAACAAGAAAACTTTGCTGAAGAAGTTATGTCACAAGTTAAACTATAA
- the rpsB gene encoding 30S ribosomal protein S2: MAVISMKQLLEAGVHFGHQTRRWNPKMDKYIFTERNGIYIIDLQKTVKKVEEAYNFVKSVSEDNGTILFVGTKKQAQDSVAEEAERCGMYFINQRWLGGTLTNFATIQKRIDRLKTLERWEEDGTFEVLPKKEVIILRKEKERLEKFLGGIKNMKGLPSALFIIDPRKERIAVAEARKLGIPIVGIVDTNCDPDEIDYVIPGNDDAIRAVKLLTAKIADAVIEAHQGEQTTA; the protein is encoded by the coding sequence ATGGCAGTTATCTCCATGAAACAGCTTTTAGAAGCTGGCGTACATTTCGGTCACCAAACACGTCGTTGGAATCCGAAAATGGACAAGTACATTTTCACAGAAAGAAACGGTATTTACATTATCGACCTACAAAAAACAGTTAAGAAAGTTGAAGAAGCATACAACTTTGTTAAATCTGTTTCCGAAGATAATGGTACAATTCTTTTCGTAGGAACTAAGAAACAAGCACAAGATTCCGTTGCTGAAGAAGCAGAACGTTGTGGCATGTACTTCATTAACCAACGTTGGTTGGGCGGTACACTTACAAACTTCGCAACAATTCAAAAACGTATCGATCGCTTGAAAACTCTTGAAAGATGGGAAGAGGATGGCACTTTCGAAGTTCTTCCTAAGAAAGAAGTTATCATCCTTCGCAAAGAGAAAGAACGTCTTGAGAAATTCCTAGGCGGTATCAAGAACATGAAAGGTCTGCCAAGCGCACTTTTCATTATCGATCCTCGTAAAGAGCGTATTGCTGTAGCAGAAGCTCGCAAATTGGGTATTCCAATCGTTGGTATCGTAGATACAAACTGTGATCCAGACGAAATCGATTACGTGATTCCAGGTAACGATGACGCGATTCGCGCGGTTAAATTGTTGACTGCGAAAATTGCTGATGCGGTTATCGAAGCACACCAAGGCGAGCAAACAACAGCTTAA